DNA sequence from the Pedobacter schmidteae genome:
GTGAAATAATGAAGCCAGATGTTACACCATAGCGCTTCGGCAAGAATTCGCCTAGCCATTTTCTAAATTCGGCTTCCGCGACCAGGCCATGCCTTGTTTTTACCTGACTGTTGCTACCTTGCTCTTTTGCGATGTCATAGGCGGCTAGCATTCTGGTCTTAGCTGTCAAAAATTGTTTCCAGCCTTGGCTTGGCGTCTGTACATAAAGAGGCGATTCTTTGCTGTTCATCTAGTTTTCGAAATTTGATGGTACTAAATATACAGATAAGTTTCTCCAATGGGCAAAATCTGTTAAAACCAGCCAGTAAACCCGTATAAACCTACACTGTCCGAAGGTGGTCAGCATTTCTGTTAGTTGACAAGCTGAAGTCTATTATCAATTCTTTCTGCCGTAATCCAGAATGACTCAGAGAAGTTCGTCAATTCAGGAAATTTTTTAAACTCATCAGCGCTGATATAGTCCTTTACACGCAAACCAGAAACATATAGGGGGAAGGTAACACTGCCCGCCCCAGAGGTGTATAGCGCCAATAAACCATATTCGTAGATTGATCGGGTGTCCATATTCTCTGTACCATCAGAGCCCAAGGGGGGAAGATAGAAACCGAGAAAGTTCCTTGCCTCATTTTTATCATAGAATATAAACTTACTATCATGTAACAGTGACATTATACAAAGTAAAATATCATGACTGCGGTTATTGACGGCCTGTATGTATTTTAAGTCTATTGAGAACGATTTTATAACCATAGTTAAACTCGCCTCTATTTCGTTGTTGAAGGTTTCTAAATCGAATACGGAAGTATAGTATATTACACCTCGAATAACCTTTTGGATTTGGTCAATTTTACTTTCAATATTAGCTATTAATATTTCTGAACCTGATCTATGTTCTTCAAATGTTTTTCTTTCCTCGTCATTGATATTCTCCAGCTCACTAATTTTTTTATTAAGCAATCTAGTTTTCAAGGTGCTCAGGTAGTGAAATCCTTCTTTTTTATAATAATGACGATCAAAAAGTTCTTTCACCTCTGTCTTTGTGAAGTTTGTGTACTTTATTAAATGGGCTTCTGGGATATCTTCCAGTCCGTCCGAGTAAAGAATATGGAAGAGTTTTGACTCGATTTTATAAATCGAAATTCCACTCAAAAGAAAGTCGCTCAGCTCGTCTTCAGTTTTAATTTTTTCCATCAACTCCTTTGCATCTGCGCCCTTCATTTGAGAATCTATCAGCTTTTGTTTAGCATATCTATTATTAACCTGTTTGTGAAACATACCTTGATTTCTATCGCTATGGGCAACGAAATGAGCAAGCTCCTTTATAAGGCCATTTGATTTTATATGCTCACGGGATATGATGAGAAGAGACCTTAGGGTCTCCTCATCGAAAGAGTCATCCGCAATTTTATTAAGACACTTTGTGATTGCCTGTTTTGTTTTGACTGACATTTTATGGTTTTGGGGTTAATTCCGCTTTTAGTTATATGAACCGTTGGCTTCAATCAAACTAAGCAAGAATTTTTCAAAAAATTCAATATCTTCATTAGTTCCCGATAGCACTTTAGTGCCGTATTTTATATCAAATCCCAATTCTTTCAGGTCTGATTTTCTTGCTTTATCTGTAAACAATATATCACAAGGTTGGAGGGCTGTTGATATTCGTAATAGGTCAATATGATCACTGGTAGTTTCATTTTTTTTCTTAACACTCCATAGTCCTTCAATATGGGCTCGGATATTTAAAATAGAGACAAAGTCATAGCGTTCATTCTTTAGTTTTTTTAGCAGTTGACAGGCTTCGCTTGTAAGCAACTTATTCTTTTTGAGCATGTAATCGATTATAAGGTCTATGTAATGCGGTACCTGCTGATCTTTGAATTGGACTCCCCTAATAATAATGCCACCCTTGGAAACAAGTTCCTGCAGTCTCGCGATGAATTCATTAGCGTTTATCCCTACAGCTGCAGAAATCATAGTGTCTGCAACAGATTTAGCCATATTCTTCTGGTTACTATTGGATCGGATGTAATTTAAGGACATCGTACTTTCAGATATCATACGCTGATATTTTCCATTATTTTCTTTAATGATATCAAGTGAATCTTCAAACCTGTTGTTAGGAGATACGCGCTTAATGAATGTGTTAAGTGTTATATTGTTTCTCCTTACTGCAGAAACAAGTATTTGTGCTGTGATTTCTGCCGGATGCTTAAAGCAGTATCCCTCTGAAATCGAACTAAAAAATTTATGTTTCCCCTTTGCTGTTTCCTCTAATCTACCAGCTGTTTCCGTGATGTGTTCCAATGGCATTGGATATATAGCAATCCCATTTTTAGCAGTGATCTCAATGAGCTCTTTAGTCTTTGTCCATTTATCGGAAGAATCAAACATTCCGCTTACCACGAACTGGTCGAGACAAATAATGTAGGTGTTTGCTAGGAGTTTAGGCATTCTGTGAATTTGCATAACCATTATGTCATTTGAAATATCTTGTTACATATGTTTTAGTCAGTTATATAGTGTGATCATGTATGCTTATCATTAGTGTCTTCCCAAGCAATGTTCAGTAACTTTCTTTTCAAGAAGCCGATATCAATGATTTCTATATCAAGATATTTCGTGTTTATTGAGATTTCTTTAGGATTGTTAACATATTTCCAAGTCCCATCATTTAGATAAGGAATGCTCTCGGTAAAGGTCATATAGCTAGGGTTGAAATTACTTGTGATGTAATCTTTTAAACCTCTGTAATCTATTGGCACAAAAAACTTGAAATGATGTCTATGGGTAACGGAATATTCAATTCGGCTTTTAAGGGTAATAATGTCTTTGTCATAGTCTATTTCCTTATTATGAAAGTCGTAAGCGTGTTTTCCAGGAGATTTTGGAATAGTTCCGTTTTTCCATTCCTCTAGAAATGCCTTAAATGTATCTTCTGGAAAAGGGATATGTGCCCCGTCAAATAAATGACGGCATCAAATTCTCCTACGATATTTATGTCTGCTGGCTTTTTCAACTTTTTTGCCTGTACAATAATGAGGATCTTGTGGCCAGCGATATTACTTCTGATCGAGATGTCTATCTGTCTTTTAGTCCCGGTGTCTTTTCCCTGAATAAAGTCATTTTTTCTAACGTCGGCAGCAGGTTCCAGTTCAGTATAGATTTGATGAATCAGATCTTCGTAATCTTTCCAATCAAACTGCTTTTTGGCTTTCGTCATTGAGTTGAGGTTATGGTTAAAATAAATTTATAGGATCATTTCACTATTCTTGTTGATTGGATACGTATTATCCACAGCAAAAATGAGTCTCTATAAAAATAGTTATCACGCTTTGAATATTCTCATTCTATTATTTCAAAGTTAACGACATGAATACTGAATTGTATAATTAATGTTTTTTGCATCATAAGATTGTTTACACGTTTTAATAGTAAAAACAAATATTCCAACATGATGAAATCAGCTTATCTATACGTCCGTGTAAGCACTGACGAACAAAAACGAAGAGGCTATTCTCTGCCCGAACAGGAAGATCGATTGATCAAATACTGTGAATCGAACGATATCTATGTAAAAGGAATCTATAGAGAGGACTTCTCTGCAAAAGACTTTAATAGGCCAGAATGGAAAAAGCTAGTTTCCGAACTGAGAAGGGGCAGGGCAAAGGAAGAAAACAATATCCTTTTCATTAAGTGGGACAGGTTCAGCCGCAATATCCAGTATGCCTACGAAATGCTGGGCATTCTCAGAAAACTCAATGTGTCGGCAATGGCAATCGATCAGCAGATAGACTTGTCCGTTCCGGAGAGTTCTGTTATGCTGGCCATTTACCTCTCAGTCCCAGAAGCGGAGAATACGAGGCGTGCCATGAATACCTTAAATGGTATTAGAAAGGCAAAGGAAATGGGTAGGTATCCCAATAAGGCTCCAGTGGGATACGTGAACATGGCATCGTTGGATGGCCGTAAGATTATAGTGCCGAAACAACCCGAAAGTGGGATTATAAGATGGGTGTTCCGTCAGCTTGCGAAGAATATATATATGATCGGGCACTTGAGCGAAATGGCTTTGAACAAAGGCCTGAGAAGTACACGTTCAAATTTTTCCAAACTGATCCGTAATCCAGTTTACTGTGGCCAGATACCGCTGAAACTTGGGAATGGGGATGTTGTTATGATAAAAGGAATACACGAGCCACTGATACCGGAAGCACTTTTTTACGAAGTGCAGGATGTCATCAATACCAAAAGAAAGGTCAGTACGATAAGGGCCGATTTCAGGCCCACTTTTTTTCTTACAGGTTTTCTGGTCTGTCCGCTATGCGGCAAGAGACTTACCGGAAGTTTTTCCCAGGGCAATACGAGAAAATATGCCTACTATCATTGCCGTAAGGGGTGTAGGGCAAGGGTCAGGGCAGATAAGCTAAATGACAGCTATAGGGATCAGCTCCAGAAATTGCAGTTATCGGAAATAGTAGGTGACCTGTTCGTTGCCATTCTTGCAGACTGGAACGTGGATACGCAAAAGACGGGATTCCTTTACGAAAGACAAGCACTTCGGCGTCAGTTAGTCGAGCAGGAGACAATGCTATCCAGAGCGAGAAAATTGTTTGTGGAGAACATATTGAAATACGACGACTATAGCGAAATGAAAAATGAATTTCGGAGGATTACTGAGGTTATAAAGAAGGAGCTTTGTGACGTTGCCACCAAACTAAAGACAATCGAAGAACAGCGAAAGCTCGGCTTCCAGACTTCGATAGATGTATTTAGGGGCTTTGATAGTCTTGATACAGCGGATAAAAAGCAATTGGTCAGCTTTTTCCCTCCAGTGGACATAGACTTGAATAAAAGAGAGGTATCTATAGGTTATAATATTGCACTTTCGAAGGTATTGGTTTGTAAATAGTACGATGAGAAAATTAGATGGATTTTATAGACAGAAAGGTTTCTGGGAGTATGGCGATAGCATTGCTTGCCAAGAATGGAATAGACGTTGATGATGAAGAGGCTGCGGTCATAACGAGTTTTTTATATCTCATTGCCAAGATCCATAACAGAAAAATGGTATTGGATGATGTTGAGATCCATAAGGAAAAGTCGAACAAGCCAAATAATTGCCCAGCATAGGCTTGATGGATTTTTTTAGACCCAAATTTGTTTTGGTATAGGTTAACTGGTTGGAAAATGTCGAACCGGTATTGGGAGAGGTGCAACTAATTGTAATCTAGATTTTTAGGGGTATAAAAAAAGGAAACAACAAATATATGCTGTTTCCTTATGGTAGTCGAGCTGCAATATGTCGAACTTTTATGAGCATTGCGAGGCTATAGTAAATTTTGAGAATTTGGTTAATAATCGCGTTAAAGGTGAATATCGAAAGAAGAAGCTATAGCTAGTAAAACTACTTCATTAAAGCCAAATTAAAGCTTCCTGTTCCAGTCCTTTTTTATATTTATGCAAAAGCGCGATAATTTCCAGAATTTCCGGTTCCTCTATTGTTGTTGATGCAAAGTTGGCTTTCTGATTATCGTATATTTTCCTGTTTCCAAGCCTGGCAAAGAAATCTTCCAGATCTGGGGGCATAAAAAATCTTGTACGGATGCCAAGGTGCCGCTTATATTCCTGTAAATAAATATTGATACCGGCAAAGTCATAATCACCAAAATGCACGTGGGGATTTTGGATGCCACTGAGCCATTTGATCAAATCTTTACTTTGATTTTGGGGGTAGCGACTTACGAACAAGGTTTTAAGACCTCTAAAAAGGTATTGCTGTTTGTCGATCAGGCTAAAGTTCTCAGCGTTTTCTACACTTACAATGGTCACATCTGGCTGAGGGATAAAATGCTCAAAATCATGAATAAACTGAAATGTTCCCTGTGGAGGGTGAATGGTAATCTGCTGTTGATTTAAAGTTGCTGTTATAGGTTCATAACTATTAATAAGAAATCCCTTAAATGTCCTTATTTTTTTAACTTTTGAATTTGCTGCTGATTGCACCATCAATGCCCTGCTTAAATCATCTCGGTTTAACGTATCAATATAGATTTCCAGGTCAGCAATAGAAAAGCGATTAAATAAAAAAGCATCCAAAGACTCCGTATGGGAAATATACAATACGCTTTTTAAACGGCCAGACCTGCTGTCGACAATAATACCCTCGGCAAGTAATTCTGCTATTAGGGGATGGTTTAATTTACTCGCGGGTATTTTCTCTCCCTTAGCTAATTGTAAAAGTTTAGCCGCTAAAGATTTGCTTAATTTCATGACCTAATTGTTTGTAATCAGCTTTTTAACTGTAGTTACACTTTTACTATCCTTAGACAACAGGTAGGTATGGCGGTAATCCAACGCATTATAAGAAGTCGGAGAACTATTGATCAGTACAATATTTCTGTCGTTAGCAAACTTCAGTATTCCTTTTACGTTATTGGGATGCAGTTTACCTATTTCATCCATCATGCAATGCAGACGAAAATCCTTAAATCTCTTAGAAGCACTTTCTTTGAATACATTTAACAGCATGATATTAATCATGGCCTTAACTAAAATATCGGTACCCTCAGATCCAACATTGGTCAACTTTTCTACCCAGCCACTGTCATTGTCGTTTTCTACTATTTTAAATTCG
Encoded proteins:
- a CDS encoding recombinase family protein, which encodes MMKSAYLYVRVSTDEQKRRGYSLPEQEDRLIKYCESNDIYVKGIYREDFSAKDFNRPEWKKLVSELRRGRAKEENNILFIKWDRFSRNIQYAYEMLGILRKLNVSAMAIDQQIDLSVPESSVMLAIYLSVPEAENTRRAMNTLNGIRKAKEMGRYPNKAPVGYVNMASLDGRKIIVPKQPESGIIRWVFRQLAKNIYMIGHLSEMALNKGLRSTRSNFSKLIRNPVYCGQIPLKLGNGDVVMIKGIHEPLIPEALFYEVQDVINTKRKVSTIRADFRPTFFLTGFLVCPLCGKRLTGSFSQGNTRKYAYYHCRKGCRARVRADKLNDSYRDQLQKLQLSEIVGDLFVAILADWNVDTQKTGFLYERQALRRQLVEQETMLSRARKLFVENILKYDDYSEMKNEFRRITEVIKKELCDVATKLKTIEEQRKLGFQTSIDVFRGFDSLDTADKKQLVSFFPPVDIDLNKREVSIGYNIALSKVLVCK